One window of Pelobates fuscus isolate aPelFus1 chromosome 9, aPelFus1.pri, whole genome shotgun sequence genomic DNA carries:
- the PAK4 gene encoding serine/threonine-protein kinase PAK 4 yields the protein MFVKKKKRVEISAPSNFEHRVHTGFDEHEQKFTGLPRQWQSLIEESAKRPKPLVDPACITTIRHGPQKTIVRGNKLARDGSLAWLLDEFETMSVCRSNSLRRESPPCYPREERLQFENGMSERRARQPRDSDGRGSERSRLEHQGRDRPREEQKEAPQQPRGQEPTHKHRPPPPDYPKPTEHRANRSHHRADEKREPPGVEMDYSEPADRVVRRDKDERRPKSAYAGGEGSPQSPRDKRPLSGPNIHTSSTSASEGAIKPAQQAGRPFNTYPRADTDPSRGAAHQVPDSRSAAPLDPKSPGNKGSSRPQQGQVKPKPPEKPSSAALAQHSSDPQLSRPQNQNPAQPRSPQREPQRVSHEQFRAALQMVVDPGDPRTYLENFIKIGEGSTGIVCIATIRSSGKLVAVKKMDLRKQQRRELLFNEVVIMRDYQHENVVQMYNSYLVGDELWVVMEFLEGGALTDIVTHTRMDEEQIAAVCVSVLKALSVLHSQGVIHRDIKSDSILLTHDGRVKLSDFGFCAQVNKEVPRRKSLVGTPYWMAPELISRLPYGPEVDIWSLGIMVIEMVDGEPPYFNEPPLKAMKMIRDNLPPKLKNVQKVSPLLKGFLDRLLVRDPSQRASANELLKHPFLGKAGPPSCIVPLMRQNRMR from the exons ATGTTTGTCAAAAAGAAGAAGCGCGTTGAGATTTCTGCACCGTCGAATTTCGAGCACCGGGTGCACACAGGCTTTGATGAGCATGAACAGAAATTCACTGGACTCCCCCGACAATGGCAGAGTCTAATCGAGGAATCCGCAAAGAGACCCAAACCGCTGGTGGACCCAGCATGCATCACAACCATCCGCCATGGCCCCCAGAAG ACTATTGTTCGTGGGAACAAGCTGGCACGGGATGGctctttggcttggctcctggaTGAGTTTGAGACCATGTCTGTTTGCCGCTCTAACTCCCTGCGAAGAGAGAGTCCCCCATGCTACCCGCGGGAGGAGCGTCTCCAGTTTGAAAATGGGATGAGCGAGAGACGTGCCCGACAGCCACGTGACAGCGATGGTAGGGGGTCTGAGCGGAGCCGGCTCGAGCACCAGGGAAGGGACCGACCTAGAGAAGAGCAGAAAGAAGCCCCCCAACAGCCAAGGGGTCAGGAACCCACCCATAAACATCGTCCTCCGCCTCCAGATTATCCTAAACCCACTGAACACAGAGCAAATCGCTCTCACCATCGAGCAGATGAGAAAAGAGAACCTCCAGGAGTGGAGATGGATTACAGTGAACCTGCAGATCGGGTGGTGAGAAGGGATAAGGATGAGCGGAGACCCAAGTCTGCCTATGCAGGAGGAGAGGGTAGTCCACAGTCACCGAGAGACAAAAGACCACTCTCTGGGCCCAATATACACACGTCAAGTACCTCTGCTAGTGAAGGAGCGATAAAGCCAGCACAGCAAGCCGGACGGCCATTTAACACCTACCCCAGGGCAGACACTGATCCCAGCAGAGGAGCTGCTCACCAG GTGCCAGACTCTCGTTCCGCTGCACCTCTTGATCCAAAAAGCCCTGGGAACAAAGGATCTTCTCGGCCACAGCAAGGTCAAGTTAAACCCAAGCCTCCTGAGAAGCCCTCGTCTGCTGCTCTTGCCCAGCACAGCTCTGATCCCCAACTCTCTCGCCCCCAAAACCAGAACCCAGCCCAACCTCGCTCCCCTCAGAGGGAGCCACAGCGGGTGTCCCATGAGCAGTTCCGAGCCGCTCTGCAGATGGTTGTGGACCCAGGTGACCCCAGGACCTACCTTGAGAATTTTATAAAAATCGGGGAGGGCTCAACTGGCATTGTATGTATAGCCACAATTCGGAGCTCTGGCAAGCTGGTTGCTGTTAAAAAGATGGACCTCCGCAAGCAACAAAGACGAGAACTTCTGTTCAATGAG GTGGTAATAATGAGAGATTACCAGCACGAGAACGTAGTACAGATGTACAACAGTTACTTAGTTGGAGATGAGCTGTGGGTCGTTATGGAGTTTCTAGAAGGAGGAGCACTTACTGACATAGTCACACATACCAG AATGGACGAGGAGCAAATcgctgcagtctgtgtgtctgtcctgAAGGCTCTATCAGTTCTTCACTCACAGGGGGTGATCCACCGTGACATCAAAAGTGACTCCATACTACTCACTCATGATGGCCGG GTGAAGCTCTCAGACTTTGGGTTCTGTGCTCAGGTCAATAAGGAGGTCCCTCGCCGGAAGTCCTTGGTTGGGACTCCTTACTGGATGGCTCCAGAGCTGATCTCGAGGTTACCCTACGGGCCTGAG GTTGATATCTGGTCTCTGGGTATTATGGTGATTGAGATGGTGGACGGAGAGCCTCCCTATTTCAACGAACCTCCCCTCAAGGCTATGAAGATGATAAGGGACAATTTACCTCCTAAGCTGAAAAATGTGCAGAAG GTGTCTCCATTGCTAAAGGGTTTCCTGGACAGACTTCTAGTGAGAGATCCTAGTCAACGAGCCTCAGCTAACGAGCTTTTGAAACACCCCTTCTTGGGGAAAGCAGGTCCACCTTCGTGTATTGTCCCACTGATGAGACAAAATCGTATGAGATGA